The following are encoded in a window of Torulaspora globosa chromosome 4, complete sequence genomic DNA:
- the RRP5 gene encoding Rrp5p (ancestral locus Anc_8.757): protein MMAKSDKRKRDEESPLLRMDATKQPTASSLTREGEEVSFPRGGASALTPLELKQVANEAAKDVLFEAQSAEATESSRPKKRKKTSKMTKAKSEKSQDEASIEVVEHLNFKNLKIGSLLLGQISAIGRHELRVSFTDDISGYVKITNISEQITAVLQNLDEDMDAENGTDDVNDGEYDSSDDEKDDQTAEKSSKQLPDLNNYFSIGQWLRCSVSHNSALEAPKKKNQKKRIELSIEPSVVNDFAEEDLDKHAAVQCSVKSIEDHGAILDLGIDGFTGFISRKDVPHFDKLLPGSVFLANVSKKSGRAVTVNMDFTSKNKKISQVSSIDAVSPGQAVDLLCEEVSKNGLKGKVFGLISGFVGVAHLRTFSDEKLKHNFAIGSTIRCRVLASLLNRSGDKVLILSNMPHVTSLEPRCFEQESLEAFPVGYTFEACSVLGRDSEYLYLALDEERIGQVHSSKIGEINLQGAVAARVVGFNNVDMLLQLSTDPELLKLKYLRPKDIPVGEIVPQCEIISVSSSGIQLKLFSGQFTAFVPPLHISDTRLVYPERKFKIGSKVKGKILNIDNRGRIFMTLKKSLIDIDDDIDIISSYSNALQIHQKNSKTVATVQAFQPKGCHVLFFGGIKGYLPNSEISEVFVKKPEDHLRLGQTVLVRILEVDEERSRVIVTCKLSLDQAQEQKKIIDQMIPGRSMVDVTVVEKTKDSLVVEMSNGGLRGVIYVGHLSDSRIEQNRAQLKKIRIGFGTKALVIDKDVRTQVFNATLKQSLIEDAEKEILPVTYEDIKTSEAAMPMHGYIKSISEKGLFVAFNGKFVGLVLPSYAVESRAVDLSKAFYINQSVTAYLLRTDDEHQRFLLTLKEPKKKVSEKDSNLKALNPVDISITYLADYKFGKVVDAKVKAVKKNQLNVILADNLYGRVDISEVFDNYKDLKNPKRPLENIKVGDIIKVKIIGNHDTRGHKFLPITHKITNSTVLELTMRKSKLDDLNSELQSIDDVVVGQEVLGFVNNFGSNNLWLTVSPILKAKVSVFDLTDDSTTYSKDIEEQFPLGSALKVTVKSIDSDHGFITVTGRTKAVESSKDITVGDSLPAKIVKITEKYVLLNLGGDVVGISFATDALDDFSVPLETAFKGMIGQTVPATVLSVDSDNGKIRLSLRSNNAKSRAIASHKDIKQGDVVQALVKNVTDKGIFVYLSTNIEAFVPVSKLSDSFLKDWKKFYKPMQCVVGKVVNSDEDSRILLTLRESEVNGELNILKTYDDIKPGDIFEGNVKNVTDFGVFVKLDDTVNITGLAHRSEIAEKAPEDLSSLFGSGDRVKAYVLKVNPEKKQISLSLKASHFKKEADAEPIVLEEDEGKEVIGDLIYGASESEDEADLESAPQPVEKNSTSVDGLSLSAGFDWTASILDQAQESEESEEDEDFTTTKKTKRQRKKLHIVEDKTADINARAPESVGDFERLIMGDPNSSVIWMNYMAFQLQLSEVEKARAIAERALKTINFREEAEKLNIWIALLNLENTFGTDESLEEVFKRACQYMDSFTIHNKLLSIYQMSEKFEQASSLFKLAAKKFGSEKVSIWLSWSEFLLSQNQPQEARSLLSNALKALPKRCHIELVRKFAQLEFSRGDPERARSLFEGLVADAPKRIDLWNVYLDQEIKIGQKKKVENLFERVISRKLTRKQAKFFFNKWLQFEESAKDEKTAEYVKAKAVEYAEKTLKPESN, encoded by the coding sequence ATGATGGCGAAGTCTGATAAGAGGAAGAGAGATGAAGAGTCTCCATTGTTGAGGATGGATGCCACAAAGCAGCCCACTGCGTCCTCCCTTACTCGTGAGGGAGAAGAGGTTTCATTCCCAAGAGGAGGTGCTTCAGCTCTGACTCCCTTGGAGTTAAAACAAGTGGCCAATGAGGCCGCCAAAGATGTTCTGTTCGAAGCTCAATCAGCGGAGGCTACCGAGAGTAGCAGACCtaaaaagagaaagaaaacCAGTAAGATGACTAAGGCaaaatctgaaaaatcacAGGATGAAGCATCTATAGAGGTCGTCGAGcatttgaatttcaagaatctgAAGATCGGGTCCCTTCTACTTGGTCAAATCTCAGCCATTGGTAGACACGAACTTCGCGTCTCTTTCACTGACGATATATCTGGCTACGTGAAGATTACCAACATATCGGAGCAAATCACGGCAGTTTTACAAAATCTGGATGAGGATATGGATGCGGAAAATGGCACTGACGATGTTAACGATGGCGAGTATGATTCTTCAGACGACGAGAAAGACGATCAAACTGCGGAGAAGTCCTCGAAGCAACTTCCTGACCTCAACAACTACTTCAGCATAGGCCAGTGGTTGAGGTGCTCAGTCAGTCATAACAGCGCTTTGGAAGcgccaaagaagaaaaatcagaagaagaggatcGAGCTGTCAATTGAACCCTCTGTCGTCAATGATTTCGCAGAAGAAGACCTGGATAAGCATGCCGCCGTGCAGTGTTCTGTCAAAAGCATTGAGGATCACGGTGCGATCCTAGATCTGGGAATTGATGGTTTTACGGGCTtcatttcaagaaaggATGTTCCTCACTTCGACAAGCTGTTGCCTGGATCCGTATTTCTCGCCAATGtatccaagaaatctgGTAGAGCCGTGACCGTTAATATGGACTTCACCTCCAAAAATAAGAAGATAAGTCAAGTGTCCTCCATCGATGCCGTGTCACCAGGTCAGGCGGTTGATCTGCTCTGCGAAGAGGTCTCCAAGAACGGTCTCAAAGGTAAAGTCTTTGGATTGATTTCTGGTTTCGTCGGTGTTGCCCACCTGCGAACGTTCAGTGATGAGAAACTAAAACACAATTTTGCCATCGGTTCCACTATCAGATGTAGGGTTCTTGCGTCTTTACTTAACAGAAGTGGTGACAAGGTTCTCATTTTGAGTAATATGCCTCACGTAACTTCGTTAGAACCCAGGTGTTTTGAGCAGGAGAGCTTAGAGGCCTTCCCAGTCGGTTATACTTTCGAGGCCTGCTCGGTTTTAGGACGTGATTCTGAATATCTGTATTTGGcacttgatgaagaacgcATTGGTCAAGTGCATTCTTCCAAGATTGGAGAGATTAATCTGCAAGGCGCCGTCGCCGCGCGTGTTGTCGGTTTCAACAATGTTGAcatgcttcttcagctttccACCGATCCCGAGCTACTAAAGCTCAAATATCTAAGGCCGAAGGACATTCCAGTTGGCGAGATCGTTCCACAATGTGAAATAATAAGCGTTTCCAGCTCTGGTATACAGCTTAAATTGTTCAGCGGTCAATTCACAGCATTCGTTCCACCATTGCATATTTCTGATACCCGGTTAGTCTACCCAGaaagaaagttcaagattgGATCGAAGGTTAAAggaaagattttgaacaTCGATAACCGTGGCCGCATATTTATgaccttgaagaagtcCCTCATCGATATTGACGATGATATTGACATTATATCTTCGTACTCCAATGCATTACAGATACACCAAAAAAACTCCAAAACCGTGGCGACCGTCCAAGCGTTTCAGCCAAAAGGCTGTCATGTACTCTTTTTCGGTGGCATAAAGGGATATTTGCCAAACTCTGAAATCTCAGAAGTATTTGTGAAGAAACCTGAGGATCATTTGAGGTTGGGCCAGACAGTACTCGTAAGGATTCTTGAGGTGGACGAGGAAAGAAGTAGAGTGATTGTTACATGTAAACTTTCACTCGATCAGGCTCAGgagcaaaagaagattatAGATCAAATGATTCCCGGTCGCTCAATGGTGGATGTTACTGTAGTCGAAAAGACAAAGGATTCGCTTGTTGTCGAAATGAGCAACGGAGGTCTACGTGGTGTGATTTATGTCGGGCACCTTTCTGACTCGAGAATCGAGCAAAATAGAGCACAGTTGAAAAAGATCAGAATCGGATTTGGTACCAAAGCTCTAGTCATTGACAAAGATGTCAGAACGCAAGTTTTTAACGCCACTCTCAAGCAATCCCTGATAGAGGACGCTGAAAAGGAAATACTGCCCGTCACCTACGAGGATATCAAGACAAGCGAAGCAGCGATGCCAATGCATGGATACATCAAATCTATCTCCGAAAAGGGCCTGTTTGTGGCATTCAATGGGAAATTTGTTGGACTAGTTCTTCCTAGTTATGCAGTTGAAAGCCGTGCGGTGGATCTCTCGAAGGCGTTTTACATTAACCAGTCCGTTACAGCATACCTCCTGAGAACTGATGATGAGCATCAGAGGTTTTTATTAACATTGAAAGAACCAAAAAAGAAAGTTTCGGAGAAGGATTCTAACCTCAAAGCGCTCAATCCTGTTGATATCTCTATTACTTATCTTGCTGATTACAAATTTGGCAAAGTGGTTGACGCTAAGGTCAAAGCcgtcaagaagaatcaaCTGAATGTCATTTTAGCAGATAACTTGTACGGTAGAGTTGACATATCTGAGGTGTTCGATAATTACAAAGATCTAAAGAACCCTAAAAGGCCACTTGAGAATATAAAAGTGGGAGATATCATCAAAGTGAAAATTATTGGAAATCATGACACTAGAGGTCACAAGTTCTTGCCAATAACCCACAAAATCACTAACTCTACTGTTTTGGAGCTGACAATGAGGAAATCTAAACTTGACGACTTGAATAGCGAGCTCCAATCCATTGACGATGTTGTGGTTGGCCAAGAGGTTCTGGGATTTGTTAACAATTTTGGCAGCAATAATCTGTGGCTCACCGTTTCGCCTATACTAAAGGCAAAGGTTTCTGTTTTTGATTTAACCGACGATAGTACAACTTATTCGAAGGATATCGAGGAACAGTTTCCACTGGGAAGCGCCCTCAAGGTGACAGTGAAAAGTATCGATTCGGATCACGGTTTCATTACCGTTACTGGGCGGACGAAAGCGGTTGAATCTTCCAAAGATATCACCGTTGGCGATAGTCTTCCTGCCAAGATCGTCAAAATCACCGAAAAATACGTCCTTCTCAACTTAGGAGGTGATGTTGTTGGCATTTCGTTTGCCACTGACGCACTGGATGATTTTTCCGTGCCACTGGAAACTGCTTTCAAAGGAATGATCGGCCAGACTGTCCCTGCGACCGTGCTATCCGTGGATTCTGACAACGGCAAGATTAGATTATCTCTGCGGTCCAACAATGCCAAATCCCGCGCTATTGCTTCTCATAAAGATATTAAGCAAGGTGACGTTGTCCAGGCGCTTGTTAAGAATGTAACTGACAAGGGAATCTTCGTTTATTTAAGCACAAACATCGAGGCTTTCGTTCCAGTTAGTAAATTGTCTGActccttcttgaaggatTGGAAAAAGTTCTACAAGCCTATGCAATGTGTCGTCGGCAAGGTTGTTAACAGTGATGAAGATTCTCGAATTTTGTTGACTTTAAGAGAATCCGAGGTGAATGGTGAGTTAAATATCTTAAAGACCTATGATGACATTAAGCCTGGTGATATTTTCGAAGGTAATGTCAAAAATGTTACCGATTTTGGTGTGTTTGTCAAGCTCGATGATACAGTTAACATCACTGGTTTGGCGCACCGCTCCGAAATTGCCGAAAAAGCACCTGAAGATCTCTCATCTTTGTTTGGCAGTGGTGATAGAGTGAAAGCTTACGTGCTTAAGGTCAATCCCGAGAAAAAACAGATCTCTTTGAGTTTGAAAGCCTCGCATTTTAAAAAGGAAGCCGATGCAGAACCTATCGTGctagaagaagatgaaggtAAGGAAGTCATAGGCGACTTGATTTATGGTGCTAGTGAGTcggaagatgaagcagattTGGAAAGCGCGCCACAGCCTGTCGAGAAGAACTCTACATCTGTTGATGGACTGAGCTTGAGCGCAGGCTTCGATTGGACGGCTAGCATTTTGGACCAAGCTCAAGAGAGCGAGGAAtctgaggaagacgaagatTTCACTACCACTAAGAAGACAAAGcgccaaagaaaaaagTTGCATATTGTTGAAGATAAGACTGCGGATATCAACGCTAGAGCACCAGAATCGGTAGGAGATTTTGAACGCTTAATTATGGGAGATCCTAATTCTTCTGTCATTTGGATGAACTATATGGCATTCCAGCTTCAATTAAGCGAAGTCGAAAAGGCCCgagcaattgcagagagAGCACTTAAGACTATCAAtttcagagaagaagctgagaagCTGAATATTTGGATTGCTCTGCTCAATTTGGAAAATACATTCGGCACGGATgagtctcttgaagaagttttcAAGAGAGCATGTCAGTATATGGATTCCTTCACCATCCATAACAAACTGTTGAGCATTTATCAGATGAGCGAAAAATTTGAGCAAGCCTCAAGCTTGTTCAAATTAGCTGCAAAGAAGTTCGGCTCAGAGAAGGTTTCAATCTGGTTGTCCTGGAGCGAATTTTTGCTCTCTCAAAATCAACCTCAAGAAGCTCGGTCTTTGTTGTCTAACGCCTTGAAGGCTTTGCCCAAACGTTGTCATATCGAACTAGTAAGAAAATTCGCTCAACTCGAATTTTCTAGGGGTGATCCTGAAAGAGCTCGTTCGTTATTTGAAGGTCTAGTTGCTGATGCTCCAAAGAGGATCGATCTTTGGAACGTCTATCTCGATCAAGAAATAAAAATCGgacagaagaagaaggtaGAGAACTTATTTGAGCGTGTAATCTCCAGAAAATTAACGAGAAAGCAGGCcaaattcttcttcaataagTGGCTGCAATTTGAAGAGTCTGCGAAGGACGAAAAGACTGCTGAATACGTCAAGGCAAAGGCCGTCGAATACGCAGAAAAAACCCTCAAACCTGAAAGCAACTGA
- the MTF1 gene encoding RNA polymerase specificity factor (ancestral locus Anc_8.755) → MSLAVRDLKTLSKIKHYYGFKYVLNPAVNEAILEKLQLEKTYGNRARWKVLDLYPGPSQQAALFYNRYKPGQYAMMESRPDFFQHLSQEFAESPLEIYNKDPYEWSSYVDLIDRSQAFVPEKQSLDHINDKFLCLANLTSTGHEGLLMQWYACIGNRNWIQRFGRVKMLLWVPTTAAIKLLGVPGSLSRSKCSVVREAFTETKLVATSDTKEIKQFDSSVMHANNPIIFSNKDVWPSREKGISLLEVDPKAHDIDLDNWEYVTKHLLILKKTPLLEALDSLGHGGKDYFKSKIEDKELLRKTPGELTNDEFIYITGLFANWPFKPDIYMDFVDIYQEESIM, encoded by the coding sequence ATGAGTCTAGCAGTGAGAGacttgaagacattgagCAAAATAAAGCACTATTACGGCTTCAAGTACGTACTTAATCCTGCTGTGAACGAAGCTATACTAGAAAAGCTGCAACTAGAAAAGACATACGGTAATCGAGCCCGATGGAAGGTTCTCGATCTGTATCCGGGTCCCAGTCAGCAGGCTGCTCTTTTTTACAATAGATATAAACCTGGACAATATGCGATGATGGAGTCGAGGCctgatttcttccagcaCCTGTCACAGGAATTTGCAGAGTCACCTCTGGAGATCTATAACAAGGACCCATACGAATGGTCATCCTATGTAGACCTCATTGATCGCTCGCAAGCGTTTGTTCCTGAGAAGCAGTCCTTGGACCATATCAATGACAAGTTTCTCTGCCTGGCGAATCTCACAAGCACCGGGCATGAAGGCCTTTTGATGCAATGGTACGCTTGCATTGGTAACCGAAACTGGATCCAGCGGTTTGGACGTGTCAAGATGCTCCTGTGGGTACCTACGACAGCGGCAATTAAACTACTTGGTGTGCCAGGCTCACTATCTCGATCAAAGTGCTCGGTTGTTAGAGAGGCCTTTACGGAGACCAAGTTGGTGGCAACATCCGATACGAAAGAGATAAAGCAGTTTGACAGTTCAGTAATGCATGCAAACAATCCCATCATCTTTTCCAATAAAGACGTTTGGCCAAGTCGAGAAAAAGGGATATCGCTGCTGGAGGTTGACCCAAAAGCACACGATATCGATCTCGATAATTGGGAATACGTTACAAAGCATCTTctgattttgaaaaaaactCCATTACTGGAGGCTCTGGATTCTCTTGGTCATGGAGGGAAAGACTATTTTAAATCAAAAATAGAAGATAAGGAACTACTGAGGAAGACTCCCGGTGAGCTAACCAATGACGAGTTCATATACATAACGGGCCTGTTTGCCAACTGGCCCTTCAAGCCAGACATTTACATGGATTTCGTTGACATTTATCAAGAGGAAAGTATTATGTAA
- the TAF7 gene encoding TATA-binding protein-associated factor TAF7 (ancestral locus Anc_8.754) gives MPVIKIKKRKEESNDEEASRPRKLRIKTKVMDEEESQPEVRRSLKKSTSSGRSRKPNGGSGMKLKLNLKKSKSAEPEKPPKAPRLRVKPIRVPGEGYDSEASDIEDDPLIEEAIVLRVLPDIQAEFVKHSIDSGDYSGISIKWKGQRHAIVNINDVSYGAILVNLPTVIEVNKSVDRKNLLKTVDVSQMLLCIQVIESEEEVFTLRPPETEDLVSKHFEEHQDEINECKMKFFKGYNDGPLTELETKYLEQIATKPYDYKHGLTPPLYNVRNRRFRRKMGLDEFEYAEKCVERLLRQDDQAEEVTYELVDEDEIQRRSTPAASLSQLETRESYAAETADHEKEEVDLNLDEAFQSDTEEAKERGSFKDEAADERNEHDLFDETGDDVEQDNGEEDEEEEEEEEEEENEPEDEEAEDNAERVEKQAVDEDRQHNELLKDELNELETTLNHARQKLQKAANPLLKSRFVETIKKLEREVELKRKQLKFSDETLQKPEDETQPAPSQEQQPETAVAGDTDDDEDEEDEDEEDEDEDDEEEDDEDRAAPDQPQELDQNDLDMMMLFGAEGDDAEE, from the coding sequence ATGCCTGTGATCAAGATAAAGAAGCGGAAGGAAGAAAGCAACGATGAGGAGGCCTCTCGTCCGCGGAAATTGCGCATAAAGACCAAGGTCatggatgaagaggaaagccAACCTGAGGTCAGGAGGAGTCTCAAGAAGTCGACAAGCTCTGGTAGATCCAGGAAACCAAACGGAGGCAGCGGCATGAAACTGAAGCTGAAcctgaagaaaagcaaaAGCGCAGAGCCGGAAAAGCCTCCAAAGGCTCCCAGGCTGAGAGTGAAACCTATCAGGGTGCCCGGAGAGGGATACGATTCAGAGGCTTCAGAtatcgaagatgatccgCTGATAGAAGAGGCCATCGTACTGCGAGTGCTGCCGGATATCCAAGCGGAATTTGTAAAACATTCGATCGATTCTGGGGATTACTCGGGGATAAGCATCAAATGGAAAGGCCAAAGACATGCTATCGTCAACATCAACGATGTATCGTACGGGGCAATCCTGGTGAATCTCCCCACGGTTATCGAGGTGAACAAGAGTGTCGATAGGAAGAACCTACTCAAGACGGTCGATGTATCGCAAATGCTGCTCTGTATCCAGGTGATCGAAAGCGAGGAGGAGGTCTTCACGCTGCGGCCTCCAGAGACAGAAGATCTCGTGTCGAAACACTTCGAGGAGCATCAGGACGAGATCAATGAGTGCAAGATGAAGTTTTTCAAAGGCTACAACGATGGGCCGCTGACCGAACTGGAGACCAAATATCTGGAGCAGATAGCGACCAAGCCCTACGACTACAAGCACGGCTTGACGCCTCCGCTTTACAACGTGCGAAACAGGCGGTTTCGGCGGAAAATGGGGCTTGACGAATTCGAGTACGCCGAGAAGTGTGTGGAAAGGCTACTCAGACAAGACGACCAAGCAGAGGAAGTGACGTATGAACTGGTGGACGAAGACGAAATACAGCGGAGATCCACGCCGGCCGCAAGTCTGTCGCAGCTGGAGACAAGAGAGTCCTACGCGGCGGAGACCGCGGACCACGAGAAGGAGGAGGTCGACCTCAACCTAGACGAAGCGTTCCAAAGCGACACCGAGGAGGCCAAGGAAAGAGGCTCCTTCAAAGACGAAGCGGCAGACGAGCGCAACGAGCACGACTTGTTCGACGAGACCGGCGACGACGTCGAGCAGGACAACGGcgaggaggacgaggaagaggaggaagaagaagaggaggaagaaaacgaGCccgaagacgaagaagccGAAGACAACGCCGAACGCGTCGAAAAGCAAGCTGTCGACGAAGACCGCCAGCACAACGAGCTGCTCAAGGACGAGCTCAACGAACTGGAGACTACGCTGAACCACGCCAGAcagaagctgcagaaggcGGCCAACCCGCTGCTAAAATCAAGATTCGTCGAAACCATAAAGAAGCTCGAGAGGGAAGTCGAGCTAAAGAGAAAGCAACTCAAGTTCAGCGACGAGACCCTGCAAAAGCCCGAAGACGAAACACAGCCCGCGCCCTCGCAAGAACAGCAGCCGGAAACCGCCGTCGCCGGAGACACcgacgacgacgaagacgaagaagacgaagatgaagaagacgaagacgaagacgacgaagaagaagacgacgaagatCGCGCTGCGCCCGATCAGCCACAAGAACTCGACCAGAACGATCTGGACATGATGATGCTATTCGGCGCCGAGGGAGATGACGCAGAAGAGTAA